The Algoriphagus halophilus sequence TTTGATGTATACTTTTCATGCGACTCATTCCAAAGAGTTGCCAGCATTTTTTGAACAAGTATCGTTTCAGCCTGCTGGACTAACCTTGTCTATTCCTTTAACTCACTAAACTCAACTATTCAGGTCTGCACGAGGGTTTAATCAGTCGGGAAATCCGGATCCAACTGTTTTTTAGATTCTTCAGAGCAGGAGCTAACAAAGCTTTTTCCAGCGGAGGCAATCAGGTCACAAGTCCCTGTTCCCATTCCCATGATCGTACGCATCGCATCTTGAGTACTTGAATTCAAAAAAGTGATTTTTGATTTCGGAACGTGGTATATATTTCCGTTGGTGGGGTTGGGGGCAGTCGGTACAAAAATCGTATATAACTCATCATTGATTTGATCAGTTATGAATCCAGTCATCATGGTTCCTGAATTGAAAGGATCTATTAATACAACTTCAGAAAATGGGAGTTTTTTAAGCCCCACAAATTGATAAACTGTCTGATGGATTAGGCTATACAGGGGCACTTTGGTCAAGTATTTTTTTTCAAAGCGGGTGAAATAAACCTTTCCTACTTTGTGACGGATCAACGCTCCTATGATAAATATAAAAAGCACCAATATTCCAATGGAAAGAAAGTTGATCAACCAATGTGGTTCATCTGTTCCGGGGTCAAGAATAGAGCTAATGGGGGCAACTAACTTGAAGATAAAATTGAATGAGAAAGAAAGAAGGATCAATACGATCGATAAAGGTAGTAAAATCAGAAAGCCTTGGAATAAGGTGTCTAATAGGTATCCTCTTTCAGGTTTGTTGCTGATGTTTTCTGATGAATTGATTACGGAGTCCATTTTGTGATAGGTTATTAATTGTTATTAGTCAATGAATTAATCTATAAATTCATGCCATCATCCCATGGACCAAAAGGAAGAGGTTTTCAATTAAATTCCTGTGTAGCCCATGGATATAATTGGGGATTTTTTGCCTCCATTAATTTTTTGTCAAAAAAAATCCCTCCTGTTTTCACAAGAGGGATTCATTGGATATATGTAAGAGTTAATCAGCCAAGTATTTAACTACTGGAGTATAATCCATATCGAATGCTTCTGCAACTGCTTGATAAACGATATCGCCATTGATCACATTTAAGCCAGGAACCAATTCTGGGTTTTCCTGAGCTGCTTTTTTCCATCCTTTATCTGCAAGTTGAATTGCATAAGGAAGGGTAGCATTGGTCAATGCAAGAGTAGAAGTATAAGGTACAGCTCCTGGCATGTTTGCTACACAATAATGAACAACGTCATCAATGATATAAGTTGGATCTTGGTGAGTAGTAGGCTTACAAGTTTCGATACATCCACCTTGATCTACAGCCACGTCAACAAGTACAGTGCCTGGTTGCATTTCTTTTAGCATGTCTTTGGTGATCAAATGCGGAGCTTTAGCACCAGGAATCAACACAGCACCAATGATCAAATCATGATTTTTGATCATTTTTCTGATGTTGTATTCATTCGACATCATGGTCTTTACATTCGCTGGCATTACATCAGCAAGGTATCTCATTCTAGGAAGTGACACATCCATGATCGTGACATCAGCACCTAATCCTGCAGCCATCCAAGCTGCTTGAGTACCTACGATTCCACCACCTAAAATCAAGACCTTAGCAGGTAAAACTCCAGGAACGCCACCTAATAGAATGCCTCTTCCTTTCAAAGGTTTTTCAAGGTAGTTTGCTCCTTTTTGAACTGCCATTCTACCTGCCACCTCTGACATCGGAATTAATAGGGGTAAGCTTCTGTCTGCTTTTTCCACTGTTTCGTAGGCAAGACAAACAGAACCACTTTCAACCATTGCTTTGGTTAAAGGTTCGTAAGATGCAAAGTGGAAATAGGTAAATAATAATTGATCCTTTTTGATGAGCTTATATTCAGGTTCAATAGGCTCTTTTACCTTCATGATCATTTCGGCAATTTCATACGTTGCCTCGATGGTAGGAAGTATGTTTGCTCCTGCTTCTACATAGGATTCATCTGAAAAACCAGATCCTTCACCAGCTGTATGTTGTACGTATACAGTGTGGCCTCTTTTAACCAATTCTTTTGCACCTGCAGGAGTGAGGGCTACTCGATTTTCGTTGTTTTTAATTTCCTTTGGAACACCTATAATCATGATAGATATATTTGGATTTGTATATATTACCACAAAGATACTAAGCAAAAACAAACTGAAAAGTCCCACAGCAAATAGTATTTGGTGTGATTTGGAAAATCTTAAAAAATCAGAACATTGTTTTGTTAATAGATTTTATCGTTAGAATAATTTTAAAGAAAAGCGTTTAGACAAGTTTAATTTGGAAATTTTTTTTCAGGTTCATCATTTGCTATATTCTAGAACTTAAACTGTTGAAAAACAGATTTTTGAATTGTTATTTTTTTAGGAAAAGAATAATATTTTGTTTTTTCTTATTAAATCAGGTTTGATCCAAATTTTTGTTGGAAAAATATTGTCTTAGAAATTTGGAAAAAATATGGAATTGGCTATTTTTGGAGTATCCTTATTAGAAGTAAAAATCTGCCCAAAATAATTTTAGATAAATAGTTTATGCCAGAAGTACAACCCATAAGAAAAACCGAAATATCTCCAGACCTATCGAAAGATGCTATCCTTGAGGACTTTAGGGTTGCGCTTTTGAGTAGGCAAGCCTCCCTGGTAGGGAGAAAAGAAGTATTTATGGGGAAAGCTAAGTTTGGGATTTTTGGAGATGGTAAAGAGTTGGCTCAAATTGCCATGGCTCGGGCTTTCCAAATTGGCGATTTCCGATCTGGTTATTATAGGGATCAGACCTTTATGATGGCAATTGGTGAATTGACTGTTCAGCAGTACTTTTCACAGTTATATGCTCATACCAATGTGGAGATGGAACCTGCTAGTGCCGGTAGGTTGATGAATGGTCATTTTGCGACTCGTTCCCTTCATGAAGATGGAAGCTGGAAGGAGTTGACCAAGATGTATAATTCTGCTGCAGATATTTCTCCTACAGCTGCCCAAATGCCAAAACTTTTAGGATTAGCATATGCATCCAAATTATTTAGGGAAAATAAAGGCTTAAAAAGCTTTACAGATTTATCTATCAATGGAAATGAGGTGGCTTGGGGTACGATAGGTAACGCATCTACATCCGAGGGGATTTTCTTTGAAGCGATCAATGCTGCCGGTGTGATGCAGGTTCCCATGGTAATTTCTATTTGGGATGATGCTTACGGAATTTCCGTACCACAAGAATATCATACCACGAAAGGCAGTATTTCAGATGCACTTTCTGGTTTTGAAAGAACTGATTCACAGAAAGGCTTTGAGATAATTAAAGTGAAGGGATGGGATTACGAAGGCTTGATGCACGCGTTTTTTAATGCGGGTAAAATCGCAAGAGAAGATCATGTTCCTGTGTTGATTCATGTAGAAGAAATGACTCAACCCCAAGGACACTCTACCTCGGGATCCCATGAACGGTACAAATCTGCCGAGCGATTGAAATGGGAAAAGGAATGGGATTGTATTGATAAATTCAGAGAGTATATCCTTTCATCCAAAATCGCCACTCCTGAAACCTTAGATAAGATTGAGGCTCAGGTAAAAGCAGATGTTAAAAAACAAAAAGAAACTGCATGGCAGGAATTTTCTAAAGAGATCAAGGCAGAACTTCAAGAAGCTATCTCTTTAATTAAAGGAGCTGCAGCGCATAGTACAAGAAAAGTGATTTTAACCCAGATGGCAGATGAGCTTTCTAGGACGATTAACCCAATCAGAAAAGACGTTATCTCCACTGTAAGAAAAGCGCTTTTAACCCTGCGTTTTGATTCCAATGAAGCCAAGAATGAGTTAAAATCTTGGTATAAGGAGCAAACAAAAAAGAATCATGATCGATACAATAGCCATTTGTATAGTGAGTCAAAATGGAGTGTCCAGAATATTGAGGAGGTTAAACCAGCGTACGATGAAAAATCTATTCTGGTAGATGGAAGAGAAGTACTTCAGAAGTATTTTGATTATACACTCGAACATAACCCTAAGTTTTTTGCCTTTGGAGAAGATGTAGGAAAAATAGGAGATGTAAACCAGGCTTTTGCGGGGTTGCAAGCCAAGCATGGTGAATTAAGGGTGTCTGATACCAGTATTAGAGAGGCAACGATTGTAGGCCAAGGGATTGGTACGGCATTAAGAGGATTAAGGCCAGTTGCAGAAATTCAGTATATCGATTATTTGTTATATGGTCTACAAATGCTTTCTGATGATTTGGCCTGTCTTCAATATCGAACCAAAGGAGGTCAAAAAGCGCCTTTAATCATTAGAACAAGAGGGCATCGATTAGAGGGAGTTTGGCATTCTGGTTCCCCAATGGGAATGATTTTATCAACACTTCGGGGAATGGTGGTATGTGTTCCAAGAGACATGACCCAAGCAGCTGGAATGTATTCTACTTTATTGAAGTCTGATGAGCCTGCTATTGTGGTAGAATGTCTCAATGGCTATCGGTTAAAAGAAAAATTGCCTGCCAATTTAGGCGAGTATACCGTGCCTTTGGGTAAACCTGAGGTACTCAGAGAAGGAAAAGATATTACCATTGTCACCTATGGTTCGATGTGTAGAATTGTACTCGAGGCCGCCGGTGAGTTAATTGAACTTGGGATAGATGTAGAAGTGATTGATGTGCAGACGCTTTTACCATTCGATACCCATGGGGTAATAGGAGATTCCATTAAGAAAACTAATCGAGTGATTTTTGCTGATGAGGATGTTCCGGGAGGTGCTTCAGCTTACATGATGCAGCAAGTAATAGAAGGTCAAGAAGTATTTCGGTATTTGGATTCTGAGCCATTGACGATAGCGGCCAAAGCACATAGACCTGCTTATTCCTCGGATGGAGATTATTTTTCAAAACCAAGTTTAGAAGATATAGTCGAAAAAGTTTATGCAGTCATGAACGAAGTAGATCCGAAATCATTCCCCGCATTATAAAAAATGAAGCCCTTCGATTTGAAGGGCTTTTTTTAATCTTTTGTGATGGTACTTAAAGTGACATCGGGGCTCGTCACTTCATTACTTTTATTCAACGCTCTGTCTTGAATCTGAAGTTCTACCCTTAGGGTATCTGTTCGAAAGATGGATTGCCACCCAGAGGAAAGCATGGCATACCGAATATTTCCCTCAATTGCCTGAGTTTGATCATTATTCAATATCCTAGGGAAGCGACCATTAAACGTAGTGTAAAAAGGAGGGTCTTGCCATTTAAACTCGGTGTATTGTCCATTTCTTTTCACAAAGAACTTTACGTAAATATTGTATTGATTAGGGTTTTGAACTACCCAAATGGTGTCTTTCACAATAGCATTATTGATAATCGGATCAATCACCCAATCAATAGGGTTATAAGTAGGAGCTTCAGGAGGCCTTGTAGAGTATGTAATTAATTCACCTACATTATTTCGTTGGTATTCCACCGCATTAAAGGGGGGGGTGATTTCTGTAGCTCCCAGTCCTAAGTCTCCTTCTGCATCTTTAAAGTTTACGGATACGATCAGAGAATCTGGCCCAGAAGTAGGGATATATTCAATGGAGGAAAATTCAATTTCAGGTGTACTTGGGAAATTATCAGGTGAGTTGACACAAGAAAAACTTGCTACAGCTAAAAAGAATATTCCTGAATAGTTTTTGAAACGCATAGGGCGAAAGTAAATTTACATCCAAGTTGAACAGTTCCATTATTGGACTTTGCAAAATATAAAACGATGCAGGATTTTAAAAGTTTTTCAGAAGTCATAAAGAATTTAAAATCTGAGGACTTTGACTCTACAGCATTAGAGCTTTTTCGATTTCAGGCATCGGAAAACCAAATCTATAAAAAATACCTTGAAGCGCGTCACATTAAAGTTGAAGACGTGAATCAATTGGAAGACATTCCTTTTTTACCCATACGGTTTTTCAAGGATCATCCCATAGTTTCAGGAGATTTGACTCAGTATCCCGACTTTTTTTCCAGTAGTGGAACGACGGGAATGATTACCAGTAAACATTATTTTTGGTCTGAGTCTTGGTATTTGAATCATGCCCAATCAATTTTTGAAAAGGAATATGGGGGCTTGAGTAATTTTCATGTCTTGGCATTGCTCCCCGCTTATTTGGAAAGAAAAGGAAGCAGTTTGGTCAGTATGGCCAATTTCTTCATTGAACAAAGTGGATCCGAACATTCTGGTTTTTATTTATATAATCAAGATGAATTGCTGGATAAGCTTCGATTGCTTCAACATTCCCCTAAAAAAGTATTGCTGTTGGGAGTGACCTTCGCACTCTTGGATTTAGCTGAATCTGAAAAGGAGTTTCCAACAATGGAAAATTTGATAGTTATGGAAACTGGGGGAATGAAAGGAAGAAGAAAGGAAATGATAAGGGAAGAAGTTCATGAGATATTGAAGCCCTATTTTGGAGTTAAAACGATTCACTCTGAATATGGAATGACCGAATTGATGTCTCAGGCTTATTCAAAAGGGGAGGGGAAATATACCTTGCCCACCACCATGCGCGTTATGTTAAGGGATGTGAACGATCCGTATTCTTGGAGTACAAAAAGTCAAGGAGGGATAAATGTCATTGATTTGGCAAATTTCCATTCCTGTGCATTCTTGGAAACCCAGGATTTGGGAAGTTTTGATGAACATGGATACCTCCAAGTTTTGGGGAGGTTTGACAATAGTGAAATCAGGGGGTGTAATCTTCTGGTTCAGTAATTGCTATCTTAAGAATAATTAAACATATTTGATCAGCATAAAATCTCAACTATGAAAAAATTAGCAACAATCGCATTATTAGTAGGAGTATTGGCCCTTGGAGCATGTGCCTCCAGTAAACCTTGTCCAGCTTACGCAAAAGCCCCTACTACTGAAAAACCGAATAGTTAAAAAAAATGCTGACCCTAATAGTCAGCATATTTTTTTATATCCTCTAGGCTTATCTCGGGTTCCCCCAGAATCACAAGTCTTTCAATAACATTTCTAAGTTCTCTGATATTCCCTGTCCATGGGAATTCCTGTAATTTTTTCAGGGCACTGTCAGAAATAGTTTTACTTGCATCTCCATTTTCGGAGGCAATATCGCCGAGGAATTTCTCGACAAGTAGTGGAATATCTTCTTTTCTATCCTTCAGGGCCGGAACTTGAATCAGAATCACACTTAATCGATGGTATAAATCTTCCCTGAATTTACCTTCCTTGATTTCCTGTTTTAAATCCTTATTGGTTGCAGCTAGTACTCGCACATCCACTTTAATGTCCTTGTCACTACCTACTCGGTTGATCAGGTTTTCTTGAAGGGCCCTTAAAACTTTGGATTGAGCGGATAGGGACATGTCTCCAATTTCATCTAGAAATAGGGTGCCGCCTTGAGCCTGTTCAAATTTACCTTGCCGCTGTTTATGTGCAGAAGTGAAAGCTCCCTTCTCGTGACCAAATAGTTCGCTTTCAATTAATTCTGAAGGAATTGCAGCACAATTAACTGCCACAAATGGATTGGAAGATCTGTTGCTCTTTGCATGAACCCAGTGTGCCACTAACTCTTTTCCTGTTCCGTTTGGTCCGGTAATCAAAACCCTAGCATCGGTCGGAGCTACTTTTTCAATGGTTTCTTTTACCAGTTTAATGGCAGGGGATTCTCCCACCATATCCAGTTTTTTGGAAAGTTTCTTTTTTAAGACTTTGGTTTCTGTGACAAGATTCTTTTTATCAAGAGCATTGCGTACAGTAAGTAAAAGTCTGTTTAAATCCGGGGGTTTTGGAATGAAGTCAAAAGCACCTTTTTTGGTGGCTTCTACGGCAGTTTCAATACTTCCGTGTGCAGAAATCATAATAAACTGAGGAGCTTTTTCCAAAGCTTTTGCTTGATCAAGCACTTCTATTCCATCCATTTTTGGCATTTTGACATCACAAAGCACCAAATCAAAGTCTTCCTCAGTTAATTTTTTAAGTCCTTCCGCACCATCTTGTGCTTCAGATACATCAAACTTTTCGTATTCTAAAATTTCGCGTAATGTAGCGCGGATGACTTTTTCGTCATCAATAATCAAGATTTTTGACATGTCTCTAATATAAAAGAAAAAAGTGCAAGTCTATAAGCCGGGTTCTGTTTCCTTTTGATTAAAATCAGAAAGAATTCTTGTCATTTATCTAGCCCTGACCTTGCGGTCAGGATCTATCGATCTACCCACCTCGGAATCCCGTAAATACGAGAATCGTACGAGCAGCACTTTGCCCGAGGCCTATTTGATCTTTCAACCCATAAGGTTTGCCATGCCCCTGACATCACTGCCAAGGCGGTGGGCTCTTACTCCACCTTTTCACCCTTACCCAATCCGACGAATCGGAAATAGGCGGTATATTTTCTGCGGCACTTTCTGTAAACTGACCGTCTCCAGTCAGCCCCCTTCCCGTTAGGAAGTATGGAGCTCTACGTTGCCCGGACTTTCCTCTTCCCTGATATTAATCAAGGCAGCGACAAGACGACTTGCACGACGTAAAGTACGGAATTTTATACCAGAAGGGTTTCATCTCTTTGTTAAATGGTTGGTAATAAAAATTTAACTGAGGAAACATCTTCTATTTTTATTAATTATTGAACAATTCAAGAACTTGATGGTTTGTAGATTGATAAGCTATAAAATAGCTGATTTTCATAGTGCTGGGTTGAACCGCTCAAATTGGGCGGTTCTTTTCGTTTATATTCCTGTAACTTTTAGGAATGAACGAAAGCAATGGATTTAAAAAATTGATTCGTGCCATCAATTGGTATCCTCCCTATCTTTTTTCAGGCATCAAAGTGGTCGACTATGCTCCGGATTTCCGGATGTTTAAGGTGAGGTTGAAACTTACATGGTATAATAGAAATTTAATTGGGACAGCATTTGGAGGCTCCTTATACTCCATGTGCGACCCATTCTTTATGTTTATTTTACTGACCAATCTTGGGAAAGAATATATTGTTTGGGATAAATATGCTCATATAGAATTTGTTAAACCGGGTAAGGGGACTGTTTTTGCAATTTTTTCAATGACGGAGGAAGAGATTAATCAGGTGAGGAATATTGTCGATGAGCAGGGGAAGCATGTTTTCGAGTTTCCTTGTGAAGTAAAAGATGCCCATGGAAATTTAATAGCAAGATTGAAAAAGGGGGTATATGTGAAAAAGAAGGACCTTCAAAAGCCAAATTCCTAAACTCATTTTCCAATGCATTGCTTACCTTTGATGAGAAAATTTACCAGTTATGATTTTAGTAGGAAATGCGGTTCTTTCTGATGATATCAAAGAGAACTTTTTTGTCTGTGACTTGGAAGCTTGTAAAGGTGCATGCTGTGTGGAAGGAGATGCAGGTGCTCCATTGGAAGATGAGGAAACTAAAATCATTGAGGATATTTATCCCATTGTCAAAGATTATATCACAGAAGAGGGGAGAAAGGTCATTGAGGCTCAGGGAACTTGGGTGATTGATAAAGATGGCGATAAAGGAACGCCTACCATAGGAGATAACCGAGAGTGTGCCTATGCATTGTACGATGAGCGAGGGATTTTAAAATGCGGGATCGAACAGGCTTATTTGGACGGGAAAATATCCTGGAAAAAGCCGATTAGTTGTCATATGTATCCTATTCGTATTACTAAGTACGATGAGTTTGACGCACTTAATTACGACCGTTGGCATATTTGTGACCCTGCTTGCCAATTGGGGTCAAGTTTGAAAGTTCCTATCTATAAATTTTTAAAAGATGCTTTGATCCGAAAATATGGAGAAGCATGGTATGAGGAATTGGTAAAAGAAATCGAAGGATAATTTGACTTTATATTAGGAAAGAAAGTTTCGAATTGGAAGTCATGGAATCACCCGTCATTCCAATTCGAAACCTCAGGTAGTTGAGCTCTAATCTGTTTTTAGTTGGTAGTGCCTGATCGGTTCCTCACCTAGCAAGTGTTCAATAAAATAATCCCAGCGTTTTTTGGTGAAATAAT is a genomic window containing:
- a CDS encoding alpha-ketoacid dehydrogenase subunit alpha/beta; translated protein: MPEVQPIRKTEISPDLSKDAILEDFRVALLSRQASLVGRKEVFMGKAKFGIFGDGKELAQIAMARAFQIGDFRSGYYRDQTFMMAIGELTVQQYFSQLYAHTNVEMEPASAGRLMNGHFATRSLHEDGSWKELTKMYNSAADISPTAAQMPKLLGLAYASKLFRENKGLKSFTDLSINGNEVAWGTIGNASTSEGIFFEAINAAGVMQVPMVISIWDDAYGISVPQEYHTTKGSISDALSGFERTDSQKGFEIIKVKGWDYEGLMHAFFNAGKIAREDHVPVLIHVEEMTQPQGHSTSGSHERYKSAERLKWEKEWDCIDKFREYILSSKIATPETLDKIEAQVKADVKKQKETAWQEFSKEIKAELQEAISLIKGAAAHSTRKVILTQMADELSRTINPIRKDVISTVRKALLTLRFDSNEAKNELKSWYKEQTKKNHDRYNSHLYSESKWSVQNIEEVKPAYDEKSILVDGREVLQKYFDYTLEHNPKFFAFGEDVGKIGDVNQAFAGLQAKHGELRVSDTSIREATIVGQGIGTALRGLRPVAEIQYIDYLLYGLQMLSDDLACLQYRTKGGQKAPLIIRTRGHRLEGVWHSGSPMGMILSTLRGMVVCVPRDMTQAAGMYSTLLKSDEPAIVVECLNGYRLKEKLPANLGEYTVPLGKPEVLREGKDITIVTYGSMCRIVLEAAGELIELGIDVEVIDVQTLLPFDTHGVIGDSIKKTNRVIFADEDVPGGASAYMMQQVIEGQEVFRYLDSEPLTIAAKAHRPAYSSDGDYFSKPSLEDIVEKVYAVMNEVDPKSFPAL
- a CDS encoding sigma-54-dependent transcriptional regulator; its protein translation is MSKILIIDDEKVIRATLREILEYEKFDVSEAQDGAEGLKKLTEEDFDLVLCDVKMPKMDGIEVLDQAKALEKAPQFIMISAHGSIETAVEATKKGAFDFIPKPPDLNRLLLTVRNALDKKNLVTETKVLKKKLSKKLDMVGESPAIKLVKETIEKVAPTDARVLITGPNGTGKELVAHWVHAKSNRSSNPFVAVNCAAIPSELIESELFGHEKGAFTSAHKQRQGKFEQAQGGTLFLDEIGDMSLSAQSKVLRALQENLINRVGSDKDIKVDVRVLAATNKDLKQEIKEGKFREDLYHRLSVILIQVPALKDRKEDIPLLVEKFLGDIASENGDASKTISDSALKKLQEFPWTGNIRELRNVIERLVILGEPEISLEDIKKYADY
- a CDS encoding DUF4442 domain-containing protein, with protein sequence MNESNGFKKLIRAINWYPPYLFSGIKVVDYAPDFRMFKVRLKLTWYNRNLIGTAFGGSLYSMCDPFFMFILLTNLGKEYIVWDKYAHIEFVKPGKGTVFAIFSMTEEEINQVRNIVDEQGKHVFEFPCEVKDAHGNLIARLKKGVYVKKKDLQKPNS
- the ald gene encoding alanine dehydrogenase, whose amino-acid sequence is MIIGVPKEIKNNENRVALTPAGAKELVKRGHTVYVQHTAGEGSGFSDESYVEAGANILPTIEATYEIAEMIMKVKEPIEPEYKLIKKDQLLFTYFHFASYEPLTKAMVESGSVCLAYETVEKADRSLPLLIPMSEVAGRMAVQKGANYLEKPLKGRGILLGGVPGVLPAKVLILGGGIVGTQAAWMAAGLGADVTIMDVSLPRMRYLADVMPANVKTMMSNEYNIRKMIKNHDLIIGAVLIPGAKAPHLITKDMLKEMQPGTVLVDVAVDQGGCIETCKPTTHQDPTYIIDDVVHYCVANMPGAVPYTSTLALTNATLPYAIQLADKGWKKAAQENPELVPGLNVINGDIVYQAVAEAFDMDYTPVVKYLAD
- a CDS encoding DUF3109 family protein yields the protein MILVGNAVLSDDIKENFFVCDLEACKGACCVEGDAGAPLEDEETKIIEDIYPIVKDYITEEGRKVIEAQGTWVIDKDGDKGTPTIGDNRECAYALYDERGILKCGIEQAYLDGKISWKKPISCHMYPIRITKYDEFDALNYDRWHICDPACQLGSSLKVPIYKFLKDALIRKYGEAWYEELVKEIEG
- a CDS encoding long-chain-fatty-acid--protein ligase, which produces MQDFKSFSEVIKNLKSEDFDSTALELFRFQASENQIYKKYLEARHIKVEDVNQLEDIPFLPIRFFKDHPIVSGDLTQYPDFFSSSGTTGMITSKHYFWSESWYLNHAQSIFEKEYGGLSNFHVLALLPAYLERKGSSLVSMANFFIEQSGSEHSGFYLYNQDELLDKLRLLQHSPKKVLLLGVTFALLDLAESEKEFPTMENLIVMETGGMKGRRKEMIREEVHEILKPYFGVKTIHSEYGMTELMSQAYSKGEGKYTLPTTMRVMLRDVNDPYSWSTKSQGGINVIDLANFHSCAFLETQDLGSFDEHGYLQVLGRFDNSEIRGCNLLVQ
- a CDS encoding DUF502 domain-containing protein, with protein sequence MDSVINSSENISNKPERGYLLDTLFQGFLILLPLSIVLILLSFSFNFIFKLVAPISSILDPGTDEPHWLINFLSIGILVLFIFIIGALIRHKVGKVYFTRFEKKYLTKVPLYSLIHQTVYQFVGLKKLPFSEVVLIDPFNSGTMMTGFITDQINDELYTIFVPTAPNPTNGNIYHVPKSKITFLNSSTQDAMRTIMGMGTGTCDLIASAGKSFVSSCSEESKKQLDPDFPTD